A single window of Carassius auratus strain Wakin chromosome 9, ASM336829v1, whole genome shotgun sequence DNA harbors:
- the LOC113108171 gene encoding putative ATP-dependent RNA helicase an3 isoform X7: MSHVVVDGSHGLEQQLAVLDLNPADGQCPGSGRRYIPPHLRNKEASKNAGNAYSSGRQSGYSVAPVQSYSPGWDGGRSNGFVNGYHDGRMNGTANFSHGLPRNDRGGRGGFRGNRNGGSFNQPMNNAGYGSYENKDGGWNSVVNRDAYTSFGGRSDRGKSAFFNDRGAGSRGRYERGGFGGGTGGNSRWVEESRDEEDWSKPLSPNERLEQELFSGGNTGINFEKYDDIPVEATGTNSPGHIESFHDVDMGEIIMSNISLTRYTRPTPVQKYAIPIIKAKRDLMACAQTGSGKTAAFLLPVLSQIYTDGPGEALQATKASTQENGKYFRRKQYPISLVLAPTRELALQIYDEARKFSYRSRVRPCVVYGGADIGQQIRDLERGCHLLVATPGRLVDMMERGKIGLDYCKYLVLDEADRMLDMGFEPQIRRIVEQDTMPPKGARQTMMFSATFPKEIQILARDFLEEYIFLAVGRVGSTSENITQKVVWVEENDKRSFLLDLLNATGKDSLTLVFVETKKGADALEDFLYREGYACTSIHGDRSQRDREEALHQFRSGRCPIMVATAVAARGLDISNVKHVINFDLPSDIEEYVHRIGRTGRVGNLGLATSFFNDKNSNITKDLLDILVEAKQEVPSWLENLAYEHQHKSTNRGRPKRFSGGFGARDYRQMAGGSNTFGNRGARNTGGHGGNRGFGGNKGGFGSFGGDSYGGNYGNYGGSYAQVDWWGN; the protein is encoded by the exons ATTCTCCAGGATGGGATGGCGGTCGAAGCAATGGTTTTGTCAATGGGTACCATGATGGTCGTATGAATGGGACTGCTAACTTCAGCCATGGACTTCCTCGTAATGACAGAGGTGGACGTGGTGGCTTTCGTGGAAATAGGAATGGTGGTTCCTTCAACCAGCCAATGAATAATGCAG GTTATGGCAGTTATGAGAACAAAGATGGAGGCTGGAACTCTGTGGTAAACCGAGATGCCTACACTAGCTTTGGTGGGCGTTCAGACAGAGGGAAGTCTGCCTTCTTCAATGATAGAGGAGCTGGCTCAAGAGGAAG GTATGAGCGTGGAGGCTTTGGAGGAGGAACAGGAGGGAACAGTCGTTGGGTTGAAGAATCCAGAGATGAAGAGGACTGGTCAAAGCCACTGTCCCCCAATGAGCGTCTAGAACA GGAGCTGTTCTCTGGAGGCAACACGGGGATTAACTTTGAGAAGTATGATGACATTCCTGTGGAGGCCACTGGAACAAACAGTCCTGGGCATATTGAAAGT TTCCATGATGTGGACATGGGCGAGATCATTATGAGCAACATCAGTCTGACCCGCTACACACGGCCTACTCCTGTTCAAAAGTATGCAATCCCCATCATCAAGGCAAAGAGGGACCTTATGGCCTGTGCTCAAACAG GCTCGGGGAAGACTGCAGCCTTCTTGCTTCCTGTGCTTAGTCAGATCTACACTGATGGACCTGGAGAGGCACTGCAGGCCACCAAAGCCAGCACCCAG GAGAATGGGAAGTACTTCCGTCGTAAGCAGTATCCCATCTCTCTAGTTCTGGCTCCAACCAGAGAACTTGCTCTTCAGATTTATGATGAGGCCAGAAAG TTCTCTTACCGCTCCAGAGTGCGCCCGTGTGTGGTGTACGGAGGCGCAGATATAGGGCAGCAGATCCGTGATTTGGAAAGAGGCTGTCACCTGCTAGTGGCCACACCGGGTCGTCTGGTAGACATGATGGAGCGGGGCAAGATTGGCCTGGACTACTGCAA ATACCTGGTGCTGGACGAGGCAGACAGAATGCTGGATATGGGTTTTGAACCCCAGATCAGACGTATTGTGGAGCAGGACACCATGCCTCCTAAAGGTGCTCGCCAGACCATGATGTTCAGTGCCACCTTCCCAAAAGAGATCCAG attctGGCTCGTGACTTTCTGGAGGAGTACATATTCCTGGCTGTAGGCCGTGTGGGCTCCACCTCAGAGAATATCACCCAGAAGGTGGTTTGGGTGGAAGAAAATGACAAGCGCTCCTTCCTTCTTGACCTGCTCAATGCAACAG GCAAAGACTCTCTCACACTGGTGTTTGTGGAGACTAAGAAGGGTGCTGATGCTCTTGAGGACTTCCTCTACCGCGAAGGCTATGCCTGCACCAGTATCCATGGTGACCGGTCTCAGCGCGATCGTGAGGAGGCTCTCCACCAGTTCCGGTCTGGCCGCTGCCCTATCATGGTTGCCACCGCT GTGGCTGCACGTGGCCTTGACATCTCCAACGTGAAACACGTGATCAATTTTGACTTGCCTAGTGACATTGAGGAATATGTCCACCGCATCGGTCGTACAGGCCGTGTAGGAAACCTTG GACTGGCCACATCCTTCTTTAATGATAAGAACAGCAACATCACTAAAGATCTACTGGACATCTTGGTGGAGGCCAAACAGGAAGTGCCTTCCTGGCTTGAGAACCTAGCCTATGAGCACCAGCACAAGAGCACCAACCGTGGACGCCCCAAGAG ATTCTCTGGTGGCTTTGGGGCCAGGGATTACCGGCAGATGGCTGGGGGCAGCAACACTTTCGGCAATCGCGGTGCTCGCAACACTGGAGGCCATGGAGGAAACCGAGGTTTTGGAGGGAATAAGG GTGGTTTTGGGAGCTTCGGTGGTGACAGCTACGGGGGCAACTATGGAAACTATGGAGGAAGCTACGCCCAGGTGGACTGGTGGGGCAACTAA
- the LOC113108171 gene encoding putative ATP-dependent RNA helicase an3 isoform X9 — MSHVVVDGSHGLEQQLAVLDLNPADGQCPGSGRRYIPPHLRNKEASKNDSPGWDGGRSNGFVNGYHDGRMNGTANFSHGLPRNDRGGRGGFRGNRNGGSFNQPMNNAGYGSYENKDGGWNSVVNRDAYTSFGGRSDRGKSAFFNDRGAGSRGRYERGGFGGGTGGNSRWVEESRDEEDWSKPLSPNERLEQELFSGGNTGINFEKYDDIPVEATGTNSPGHIESFHDVDMGEIIMSNISLTRYTRPTPVQKYAIPIIKAKRDLMACAQTGSGKTAAFLLPVLSQIYTDGPGEALQATKASTQQENGKYFRRKQYPISLVLAPTRELALQIYDEARKFSYRSRVRPCVVYGGADIGQQIRDLERGCHLLVATPGRLVDMMERGKIGLDYCKYLVLDEADRMLDMGFEPQIRRIVEQDTMPPKGARQTMMFSATFPKEIQILARDFLEEYIFLAVGRVGSTSENITQKVVWVEENDKRSFLLDLLNATGKDSLTLVFVETKKGADALEDFLYREGYACTSIHGDRSQRDREEALHQFRSGRCPIMVATAVAARGLDISNVKHVINFDLPSDIEEYVHRIGRTGRVGNLGLATSFFNDKNSNITKDLLDILVEAKQEVPSWLENLAYEHQHKSTNRGRPKRFSGGFGARDYRQMAGGSNTFGNRGARNTGGHGGNRGFGGNKGGFGSFGGDSYGGNYGNYGGSYAQVDWWGN, encoded by the exons ATTCTCCAGGATGGGATGGCGGTCGAAGCAATGGTTTTGTCAATGGGTACCATGATGGTCGTATGAATGGGACTGCTAACTTCAGCCATGGACTTCCTCGTAATGACAGAGGTGGACGTGGTGGCTTTCGTGGAAATAGGAATGGTGGTTCCTTCAACCAGCCAATGAATAATGCAG GTTATGGCAGTTATGAGAACAAAGATGGAGGCTGGAACTCTGTGGTAAACCGAGATGCCTACACTAGCTTTGGTGGGCGTTCAGACAGAGGGAAGTCTGCCTTCTTCAATGATAGAGGAGCTGGCTCAAGAGGAAG GTATGAGCGTGGAGGCTTTGGAGGAGGAACAGGAGGGAACAGTCGTTGGGTTGAAGAATCCAGAGATGAAGAGGACTGGTCAAAGCCACTGTCCCCCAATGAGCGTCTAGAACA GGAGCTGTTCTCTGGAGGCAACACGGGGATTAACTTTGAGAAGTATGATGACATTCCTGTGGAGGCCACTGGAACAAACAGTCCTGGGCATATTGAAAGT TTCCATGATGTGGACATGGGCGAGATCATTATGAGCAACATCAGTCTGACCCGCTACACACGGCCTACTCCTGTTCAAAAGTATGCAATCCCCATCATCAAGGCAAAGAGGGACCTTATGGCCTGTGCTCAAACAG GCTCGGGGAAGACTGCAGCCTTCTTGCTTCCTGTGCTTAGTCAGATCTACACTGATGGACCTGGAGAGGCACTGCAGGCCACCAAAGCCAGCACCCAG CAGGAGAATGGGAAGTACTTCCGTCGTAAGCAGTATCCCATCTCTCTAGTTCTGGCTCCAACCAGAGAACTTGCTCTTCAGATTTATGATGAGGCCAGAAAG TTCTCTTACCGCTCCAGAGTGCGCCCGTGTGTGGTGTACGGAGGCGCAGATATAGGGCAGCAGATCCGTGATTTGGAAAGAGGCTGTCACCTGCTAGTGGCCACACCGGGTCGTCTGGTAGACATGATGGAGCGGGGCAAGATTGGCCTGGACTACTGCAA ATACCTGGTGCTGGACGAGGCAGACAGAATGCTGGATATGGGTTTTGAACCCCAGATCAGACGTATTGTGGAGCAGGACACCATGCCTCCTAAAGGTGCTCGCCAGACCATGATGTTCAGTGCCACCTTCCCAAAAGAGATCCAG attctGGCTCGTGACTTTCTGGAGGAGTACATATTCCTGGCTGTAGGCCGTGTGGGCTCCACCTCAGAGAATATCACCCAGAAGGTGGTTTGGGTGGAAGAAAATGACAAGCGCTCCTTCCTTCTTGACCTGCTCAATGCAACAG GCAAAGACTCTCTCACACTGGTGTTTGTGGAGACTAAGAAGGGTGCTGATGCTCTTGAGGACTTCCTCTACCGCGAAGGCTATGCCTGCACCAGTATCCATGGTGACCGGTCTCAGCGCGATCGTGAGGAGGCTCTCCACCAGTTCCGGTCTGGCCGCTGCCCTATCATGGTTGCCACCGCT GTGGCTGCACGTGGCCTTGACATCTCCAACGTGAAACACGTGATCAATTTTGACTTGCCTAGTGACATTGAGGAATATGTCCACCGCATCGGTCGTACAGGCCGTGTAGGAAACCTTG GACTGGCCACATCCTTCTTTAATGATAAGAACAGCAACATCACTAAAGATCTACTGGACATCTTGGTGGAGGCCAAACAGGAAGTGCCTTCCTGGCTTGAGAACCTAGCCTATGAGCACCAGCACAAGAGCACCAACCGTGGACGCCCCAAGAG ATTCTCTGGTGGCTTTGGGGCCAGGGATTACCGGCAGATGGCTGGGGGCAGCAACACTTTCGGCAATCGCGGTGCTCGCAACACTGGAGGCCATGGAGGAAACCGAGGTTTTGGAGGGAATAAGG GTGGTTTTGGGAGCTTCGGTGGTGACAGCTACGGGGGCAACTATGGAAACTATGGAGGAAGCTACGCCCAGGTGGACTGGTGGGGCAACTAA
- the LOC113108171 gene encoding putative ATP-dependent RNA helicase an3 isoform X8, whose translation MSHVVVDGSHGLEQQLAVLDLNPADGQCPGSGRRYIPPHLRNKEASKNDSPGWDGGRSNGFVNGYHDGRMNGTANFSHGLPRNDRGGRGGFRGNRNGGSFNQPMNNAGYGSYENKDGGWNSVVNRDAYTSFGGRSDRGKSAFFNDRGAGSRGSRYERGGFGGGTGGNSRWVEESRDEEDWSKPLSPNERLEQELFSGGNTGINFEKYDDIPVEATGTNSPGHIESFHDVDMGEIIMSNISLTRYTRPTPVQKYAIPIIKAKRDLMACAQTGSGKTAAFLLPVLSQIYTDGPGEALQATKASTQQENGKYFRRKQYPISLVLAPTRELALQIYDEARKFSYRSRVRPCVVYGGADIGQQIRDLERGCHLLVATPGRLVDMMERGKIGLDYCKYLVLDEADRMLDMGFEPQIRRIVEQDTMPPKGARQTMMFSATFPKEIQILARDFLEEYIFLAVGRVGSTSENITQKVVWVEENDKRSFLLDLLNATGKDSLTLVFVETKKGADALEDFLYREGYACTSIHGDRSQRDREEALHQFRSGRCPIMVATAVAARGLDISNVKHVINFDLPSDIEEYVHRIGRTGRVGNLGLATSFFNDKNSNITKDLLDILVEAKQEVPSWLENLAYEHQHKSTNRGRPKRFSGGFGARDYRQMAGGSNTFGNRGARNTGGHGGNRGFGGNKGGFGSFGGDSYGGNYGNYGGSYAQVDWWGN comes from the exons ATTCTCCAGGATGGGATGGCGGTCGAAGCAATGGTTTTGTCAATGGGTACCATGATGGTCGTATGAATGGGACTGCTAACTTCAGCCATGGACTTCCTCGTAATGACAGAGGTGGACGTGGTGGCTTTCGTGGAAATAGGAATGGTGGTTCCTTCAACCAGCCAATGAATAATGCAG GTTATGGCAGTTATGAGAACAAAGATGGAGGCTGGAACTCTGTGGTAAACCGAGATGCCTACACTAGCTTTGGTGGGCGTTCAGACAGAGGGAAGTCTGCCTTCTTCAATGATAGAGGAGCTGGCTCAAGAGGAAG CAGGTATGAGCGTGGAGGCTTTGGAGGAGGAACAGGAGGGAACAGTCGTTGGGTTGAAGAATCCAGAGATGAAGAGGACTGGTCAAAGCCACTGTCCCCCAATGAGCGTCTAGAACA GGAGCTGTTCTCTGGAGGCAACACGGGGATTAACTTTGAGAAGTATGATGACATTCCTGTGGAGGCCACTGGAACAAACAGTCCTGGGCATATTGAAAGT TTCCATGATGTGGACATGGGCGAGATCATTATGAGCAACATCAGTCTGACCCGCTACACACGGCCTACTCCTGTTCAAAAGTATGCAATCCCCATCATCAAGGCAAAGAGGGACCTTATGGCCTGTGCTCAAACAG GCTCGGGGAAGACTGCAGCCTTCTTGCTTCCTGTGCTTAGTCAGATCTACACTGATGGACCTGGAGAGGCACTGCAGGCCACCAAAGCCAGCACCCAG CAGGAGAATGGGAAGTACTTCCGTCGTAAGCAGTATCCCATCTCTCTAGTTCTGGCTCCAACCAGAGAACTTGCTCTTCAGATTTATGATGAGGCCAGAAAG TTCTCTTACCGCTCCAGAGTGCGCCCGTGTGTGGTGTACGGAGGCGCAGATATAGGGCAGCAGATCCGTGATTTGGAAAGAGGCTGTCACCTGCTAGTGGCCACACCGGGTCGTCTGGTAGACATGATGGAGCGGGGCAAGATTGGCCTGGACTACTGCAA ATACCTGGTGCTGGACGAGGCAGACAGAATGCTGGATATGGGTTTTGAACCCCAGATCAGACGTATTGTGGAGCAGGACACCATGCCTCCTAAAGGTGCTCGCCAGACCATGATGTTCAGTGCCACCTTCCCAAAAGAGATCCAG attctGGCTCGTGACTTTCTGGAGGAGTACATATTCCTGGCTGTAGGCCGTGTGGGCTCCACCTCAGAGAATATCACCCAGAAGGTGGTTTGGGTGGAAGAAAATGACAAGCGCTCCTTCCTTCTTGACCTGCTCAATGCAACAG GCAAAGACTCTCTCACACTGGTGTTTGTGGAGACTAAGAAGGGTGCTGATGCTCTTGAGGACTTCCTCTACCGCGAAGGCTATGCCTGCACCAGTATCCATGGTGACCGGTCTCAGCGCGATCGTGAGGAGGCTCTCCACCAGTTCCGGTCTGGCCGCTGCCCTATCATGGTTGCCACCGCT GTGGCTGCACGTGGCCTTGACATCTCCAACGTGAAACACGTGATCAATTTTGACTTGCCTAGTGACATTGAGGAATATGTCCACCGCATCGGTCGTACAGGCCGTGTAGGAAACCTTG GACTGGCCACATCCTTCTTTAATGATAAGAACAGCAACATCACTAAAGATCTACTGGACATCTTGGTGGAGGCCAAACAGGAAGTGCCTTCCTGGCTTGAGAACCTAGCCTATGAGCACCAGCACAAGAGCACCAACCGTGGACGCCCCAAGAG ATTCTCTGGTGGCTTTGGGGCCAGGGATTACCGGCAGATGGCTGGGGGCAGCAACACTTTCGGCAATCGCGGTGCTCGCAACACTGGAGGCCATGGAGGAAACCGAGGTTTTGGAGGGAATAAGG GTGGTTTTGGGAGCTTCGGTGGTGACAGCTACGGGGGCAACTATGGAAACTATGGAGGAAGCTACGCCCAGGTGGACTGGTGGGGCAACTAA
- the LOC113108171 gene encoding ATP-dependent RNA helicase DDX3X-like isoform X11, with amino-acid sequence MSHVVVDGSHGLEQQLAVLDLNPADGQCPGSGHSPGWDGGRSNGFVNGYHDGRMNGTANFSHGLPRNDRGGRGGFRGNRNGGSFNQPMNNAGYGSYENKDGGWNSVVNRDAYTSFGGRSDRGKSAFFNDRGAGSRGSRYERGGFGGGTGGNSRWVEESRDEEDWSKPLSPNERLEQELFSGGNTGINFEKYDDIPVEATGTNSPGHIESFHDVDMGEIIMSNISLTRYTRPTPVQKYAIPIIKAKRDLMACAQTGSGKTAAFLLPVLSQIYTDGPGEALQATKASTQQENGKYFRRKQYPISLVLAPTRELALQIYDEARKFSYRSRVRPCVVYGGADIGQQIRDLERGCHLLVATPGRLVDMMERGKIGLDYCKYLVLDEADRMLDMGFEPQIRRIVEQDTMPPKGARQTMMFSATFPKEIQILARDFLEEYIFLAVGRVGSTSENITQKVVWVEENDKRSFLLDLLNATGKDSLTLVFVETKKGADALEDFLYREGYACTSIHGDRSQRDREEALHQFRSGRCPIMVATAVAARGLDISNVKHVINFDLPSDIEEYVHRIGRTGRVGNLGLATSFFNDKNSNITKDLLDILVEAKQEVPSWLENLAYEHQHKSTNRGRPKRFSGGFGARDYRQMAGGSNTFGNRGARNTGGHGGNRGFGGNKGGFGSFGGDSYGGNYGNYGGSYAQVDWWGN; translated from the exons ATTCTCCAGGATGGGATGGCGGTCGAAGCAATGGTTTTGTCAATGGGTACCATGATGGTCGTATGAATGGGACTGCTAACTTCAGCCATGGACTTCCTCGTAATGACAGAGGTGGACGTGGTGGCTTTCGTGGAAATAGGAATGGTGGTTCCTTCAACCAGCCAATGAATAATGCAG GTTATGGCAGTTATGAGAACAAAGATGGAGGCTGGAACTCTGTGGTAAACCGAGATGCCTACACTAGCTTTGGTGGGCGTTCAGACAGAGGGAAGTCTGCCTTCTTCAATGATAGAGGAGCTGGCTCAAGAGGAAG CAGGTATGAGCGTGGAGGCTTTGGAGGAGGAACAGGAGGGAACAGTCGTTGGGTTGAAGAATCCAGAGATGAAGAGGACTGGTCAAAGCCACTGTCCCCCAATGAGCGTCTAGAACA GGAGCTGTTCTCTGGAGGCAACACGGGGATTAACTTTGAGAAGTATGATGACATTCCTGTGGAGGCCACTGGAACAAACAGTCCTGGGCATATTGAAAGT TTCCATGATGTGGACATGGGCGAGATCATTATGAGCAACATCAGTCTGACCCGCTACACACGGCCTACTCCTGTTCAAAAGTATGCAATCCCCATCATCAAGGCAAAGAGGGACCTTATGGCCTGTGCTCAAACAG GCTCGGGGAAGACTGCAGCCTTCTTGCTTCCTGTGCTTAGTCAGATCTACACTGATGGACCTGGAGAGGCACTGCAGGCCACCAAAGCCAGCACCCAG CAGGAGAATGGGAAGTACTTCCGTCGTAAGCAGTATCCCATCTCTCTAGTTCTGGCTCCAACCAGAGAACTTGCTCTTCAGATTTATGATGAGGCCAGAAAG TTCTCTTACCGCTCCAGAGTGCGCCCGTGTGTGGTGTACGGAGGCGCAGATATAGGGCAGCAGATCCGTGATTTGGAAAGAGGCTGTCACCTGCTAGTGGCCACACCGGGTCGTCTGGTAGACATGATGGAGCGGGGCAAGATTGGCCTGGACTACTGCAA ATACCTGGTGCTGGACGAGGCAGACAGAATGCTGGATATGGGTTTTGAACCCCAGATCAGACGTATTGTGGAGCAGGACACCATGCCTCCTAAAGGTGCTCGCCAGACCATGATGTTCAGTGCCACCTTCCCAAAAGAGATCCAG attctGGCTCGTGACTTTCTGGAGGAGTACATATTCCTGGCTGTAGGCCGTGTGGGCTCCACCTCAGAGAATATCACCCAGAAGGTGGTTTGGGTGGAAGAAAATGACAAGCGCTCCTTCCTTCTTGACCTGCTCAATGCAACAG GCAAAGACTCTCTCACACTGGTGTTTGTGGAGACTAAGAAGGGTGCTGATGCTCTTGAGGACTTCCTCTACCGCGAAGGCTATGCCTGCACCAGTATCCATGGTGACCGGTCTCAGCGCGATCGTGAGGAGGCTCTCCACCAGTTCCGGTCTGGCCGCTGCCCTATCATGGTTGCCACCGCT GTGGCTGCACGTGGCCTTGACATCTCCAACGTGAAACACGTGATCAATTTTGACTTGCCTAGTGACATTGAGGAATATGTCCACCGCATCGGTCGTACAGGCCGTGTAGGAAACCTTG GACTGGCCACATCCTTCTTTAATGATAAGAACAGCAACATCACTAAAGATCTACTGGACATCTTGGTGGAGGCCAAACAGGAAGTGCCTTCCTGGCTTGAGAACCTAGCCTATGAGCACCAGCACAAGAGCACCAACCGTGGACGCCCCAAGAG ATTCTCTGGTGGCTTTGGGGCCAGGGATTACCGGCAGATGGCTGGGGGCAGCAACACTTTCGGCAATCGCGGTGCTCGCAACACTGGAGGCCATGGAGGAAACCGAGGTTTTGGAGGGAATAAGG GTGGTTTTGGGAGCTTCGGTGGTGACAGCTACGGGGGCAACTATGGAAACTATGGAGGAAGCTACGCCCAGGTGGACTGGTGGGGCAACTAA
- the LOC113108171 gene encoding putative ATP-dependent RNA helicase an3 isoform X10 translates to MSHVVVDGSHGLEQQLAVLDLNPADGQCPGSGRRYIPPHLRNKEASKNDSPGWDGGRSNGFVNGYHDGRMNGTANFSHGLPRNDRGGRGGFRGNRNGGSFNQPMNNAGYGSYENKDGGWNSVVNRDAYTSFGGRSDRGKSAFFNDRGAGSRGRYERGGFGGGTGGNSRWVEESRDEEDWSKPLSPNERLEQELFSGGNTGINFEKYDDIPVEATGTNSPGHIESFHDVDMGEIIMSNISLTRYTRPTPVQKYAIPIIKAKRDLMACAQTGSGKTAAFLLPVLSQIYTDGPGEALQATKASTQENGKYFRRKQYPISLVLAPTRELALQIYDEARKFSYRSRVRPCVVYGGADIGQQIRDLERGCHLLVATPGRLVDMMERGKIGLDYCKYLVLDEADRMLDMGFEPQIRRIVEQDTMPPKGARQTMMFSATFPKEIQILARDFLEEYIFLAVGRVGSTSENITQKVVWVEENDKRSFLLDLLNATGKDSLTLVFVETKKGADALEDFLYREGYACTSIHGDRSQRDREEALHQFRSGRCPIMVATAVAARGLDISNVKHVINFDLPSDIEEYVHRIGRTGRVGNLGLATSFFNDKNSNITKDLLDILVEAKQEVPSWLENLAYEHQHKSTNRGRPKRFSGGFGARDYRQMAGGSNTFGNRGARNTGGHGGNRGFGGNKGGFGSFGGDSYGGNYGNYGGSYAQVDWWGN, encoded by the exons ATTCTCCAGGATGGGATGGCGGTCGAAGCAATGGTTTTGTCAATGGGTACCATGATGGTCGTATGAATGGGACTGCTAACTTCAGCCATGGACTTCCTCGTAATGACAGAGGTGGACGTGGTGGCTTTCGTGGAAATAGGAATGGTGGTTCCTTCAACCAGCCAATGAATAATGCAG GTTATGGCAGTTATGAGAACAAAGATGGAGGCTGGAACTCTGTGGTAAACCGAGATGCCTACACTAGCTTTGGTGGGCGTTCAGACAGAGGGAAGTCTGCCTTCTTCAATGATAGAGGAGCTGGCTCAAGAGGAAG GTATGAGCGTGGAGGCTTTGGAGGAGGAACAGGAGGGAACAGTCGTTGGGTTGAAGAATCCAGAGATGAAGAGGACTGGTCAAAGCCACTGTCCCCCAATGAGCGTCTAGAACA GGAGCTGTTCTCTGGAGGCAACACGGGGATTAACTTTGAGAAGTATGATGACATTCCTGTGGAGGCCACTGGAACAAACAGTCCTGGGCATATTGAAAGT TTCCATGATGTGGACATGGGCGAGATCATTATGAGCAACATCAGTCTGACCCGCTACACACGGCCTACTCCTGTTCAAAAGTATGCAATCCCCATCATCAAGGCAAAGAGGGACCTTATGGCCTGTGCTCAAACAG GCTCGGGGAAGACTGCAGCCTTCTTGCTTCCTGTGCTTAGTCAGATCTACACTGATGGACCTGGAGAGGCACTGCAGGCCACCAAAGCCAGCACCCAG GAGAATGGGAAGTACTTCCGTCGTAAGCAGTATCCCATCTCTCTAGTTCTGGCTCCAACCAGAGAACTTGCTCTTCAGATTTATGATGAGGCCAGAAAG TTCTCTTACCGCTCCAGAGTGCGCCCGTGTGTGGTGTACGGAGGCGCAGATATAGGGCAGCAGATCCGTGATTTGGAAAGAGGCTGTCACCTGCTAGTGGCCACACCGGGTCGTCTGGTAGACATGATGGAGCGGGGCAAGATTGGCCTGGACTACTGCAA ATACCTGGTGCTGGACGAGGCAGACAGAATGCTGGATATGGGTTTTGAACCCCAGATCAGACGTATTGTGGAGCAGGACACCATGCCTCCTAAAGGTGCTCGCCAGACCATGATGTTCAGTGCCACCTTCCCAAAAGAGATCCAG attctGGCTCGTGACTTTCTGGAGGAGTACATATTCCTGGCTGTAGGCCGTGTGGGCTCCACCTCAGAGAATATCACCCAGAAGGTGGTTTGGGTGGAAGAAAATGACAAGCGCTCCTTCCTTCTTGACCTGCTCAATGCAACAG GCAAAGACTCTCTCACACTGGTGTTTGTGGAGACTAAGAAGGGTGCTGATGCTCTTGAGGACTTCCTCTACCGCGAAGGCTATGCCTGCACCAGTATCCATGGTGACCGGTCTCAGCGCGATCGTGAGGAGGCTCTCCACCAGTTCCGGTCTGGCCGCTGCCCTATCATGGTTGCCACCGCT GTGGCTGCACGTGGCCTTGACATCTCCAACGTGAAACACGTGATCAATTTTGACTTGCCTAGTGACATTGAGGAATATGTCCACCGCATCGGTCGTACAGGCCGTGTAGGAAACCTTG GACTGGCCACATCCTTCTTTAATGATAAGAACAGCAACATCACTAAAGATCTACTGGACATCTTGGTGGAGGCCAAACAGGAAGTGCCTTCCTGGCTTGAGAACCTAGCCTATGAGCACCAGCACAAGAGCACCAACCGTGGACGCCCCAAGAG ATTCTCTGGTGGCTTTGGGGCCAGGGATTACCGGCAGATGGCTGGGGGCAGCAACACTTTCGGCAATCGCGGTGCTCGCAACACTGGAGGCCATGGAGGAAACCGAGGTTTTGGAGGGAATAAGG GTGGTTTTGGGAGCTTCGGTGGTGACAGCTACGGGGGCAACTATGGAAACTATGGAGGAAGCTACGCCCAGGTGGACTGGTGGGGCAACTAA